The following nucleotide sequence is from Vulpes lagopus strain Blue_001 chromosome 1, ASM1834538v1, whole genome shotgun sequence.
ACCCTCTGATCTTTTCTCCTGCGTGGTGACTCATGAGATTGACAACTACACGGCAATTGCCTATTGGGGTGAGAAATTTCTCCTTGGAAGCCTGCTTTCTTTTGGGGACAAAAAAGGATGGACCCATGGGAGGGCTTTCTTTCTCTACTTGCACTTTGCTTAAGTCCATTCTCACCCTGAGCAGCTTCAGTTTTTCatgcctctgtttcttctctttaatcCCTGCCCCCCAAGTCATTCCCCTGGGTGGGGACTCACCGACCAAGGCTCCAGGATGACTTGCTCCTCTTTTTCTCCAGTGCCCCATGATGCGCTGCCCTCTGATCTTCTGGAGAATGTGCTGTGTGGTATAGCCTTTGGCCTGGGTATGCTGGGCATCATTGTTGGCTTAGTCCTCATCGTGTACTTCCGAAAGCCTTGCTCATGGTACATCAGGGTGTCTGGAGAGGGTGGGCAAACCATGGGAGCCACATACAGCGGTGCATGTGGGGGCATGCCCAAGGTCATCCTGTGGTATAGGGAGGCCTGTGTTGGTACCATGGACATCCTCCTGGTTGGAATCCCAgttacgtacatacatacatacacacacagttatAGGATCACAGGCATGGCTTTGAGTGGGAGAGGAGTGATATGGGGAACTATAGGAGGGGTGCTTGGAGATAACTTGGGGCCAAAGAGAGATCAACTTGTATGGGATATgcagcaggcagggagaggcCTTTGTGGAGGAGGGGGCGGTCCTCCTGATGGCTttcctccatccttctctctcctcagATTGATAGTTCCTGACCAGAATCTGGTGCCAGCAGGGTCAACCATGCCTGCAGTGGGAACTCACGTTTCTGGCATCCTGCCCAGGATCTCCCTTTCTCAGAGCAGGAGTCCCCAGGACGCCTCTGGGAGTGTATGCGTGAGGATATATACAAGTTTCTCAGCTGGGGCTCTACTGTCCCTGGACTTGCACCCAGGGGTACCCAGAACGGCTTACTTATCACAACCACGTTCCTTCCCACTTCAAGGCAATAAATCTTATTTCTTAATATTGCATGGATTGTCATTTCAAGTTCAACTTGCTTTAACTTGAATGCAGCTTGCCCTCATTAGGGAGGGAAATGGGAAAACCCCTAGCTCCTCAGTTGACTCCTGTTCCCTGGTCTCAGCACCATACAATGGCTTTTACTCCTCTCCGTTTGTGCAAAATGCATGAAAAATGAAGGCAGAGCTATTTTCTGATAATCTGCTCACAAAACCGTGGAGGAAGCTGATTGcggatattttttttcattttactgtttgtgaaaatgtttatggCTAGTATAAGCTGCCTTGGGAAATATATAACTCCTTTCAACCTTCACTGTAGCTGGGAAAATGGGAGGTcaggaatgggaaaaataagcTTTCAAATGCTGTTCTAACTCAATCATGTTGGTTCTGTGAAAACCGTATATTCAAGCTCCTGAAACAACCTGAAGGGGCCCACAATTCATGTGTCCCTCTAAACAATTTGTTCTTTGGCCAGAGTGGATCATCCAAGGAGAACTATGGTGGTGCTGCCCTGAGCAGATAGTGGGGGCAGGGGTCACGTGACTACTGGTGGTAAATTACTTtgcatactctttttttcttgctttctttaggGTCTGGGGGTTACTTTGGAGGAGGGGGTGGCATTAAAGTGAAGAGTGAAATTATTTTGGTATTGGTCAGAGAGTCTCTGTTCTTCACATTGTACCAGAATCTAAGGGAAAGATCCAATTCTCAGGAGTTGGCACCTCCTCTATCccatctcatttccttttttttttttttttttagtttttttttagttattcatgagagacataaagagagaggcgtaaacataggcagagggagaagcgggctccctgcagggagactgatgcgggactcaatcccaggacctgggaatcatgaccagagccaaaggcagatgctcaaccactgagccacccaggtgcccctcccccatctcatttctttttttttttctttttttttttttttaatttttatttatttatgatagtcacacagagagagagaggcagagacacaggcagagggagaagcaggctccatgcaccgggagcctgacgtgggattcgatcccgggtctccgggatcgcgccccgggccaaaggcaggcgccaaaccgctgcgccacccagggatcccccccatctCATTTCTAATAGCAGCATGCTTTCTGCCTAATAGTATGCTCAGGAACCAGGCTGCCAAGGATTCAATTTTGACTGTCAAAtttcagctgtgtgaccttgggcaagttacttaacctctctgtgccttggcattattttctgtaaaaggaTGATAACAAAGGTGTTCACCTTAATAGTGTTGTTGTGAAACCTAAATAAGGCAATATCTGTAGAATGCTTtagaacagtgtttggcacatggAAAAGCTGATCAATAATTGAGCAAGGATTTCCATAGGGAAACTTAGCAGCAtgactgacttctttctttttttctggaacctACTTCGAATCTACATTCAAGTATTATATTTTCTCcctttgagatatttttatttttcttttctctttaccaTTCTACATGTGTCTTACTCCTTTGTAGTTCTtcttgatttttatctattctCCAACTTATCTAGAAATTTCTTGCCAGTCATGTCTTCAGACTGCGTTTATTacactgtgtgaccttagacaagttacACCCCCTTTGTGGACCTCAAattccacatttgtaaaatgatgGGCTTCACATTAGATGCTCTCTGGTCAAACATTCTATGATACTGTCACTTGAAATACTCAAGAAGCACTAAAGACCCTCTCTAGTCTGGTGTCCCCCTTCCCAACAGGTATCCTTACTCTTGAATGAATCTGGTTTCACCACTCTTCTTTGACTGTACTGTGTCTGTGTTCCCTTTAGGGCACACAGGCTTCCTCTCACTGTAATTCCTTCTTTATTCTGCTCCCCTTGTTCCCAGCTTAACCAATGCTATAGATCCCACCTAAATTCCACTTCTTCCATGAACTTATCCCTCATCCtgcagactttttttaaaaaaagcttatttatttaagtaaatttaagtaatttctgcacccaatgtggggctcaaactcagccCCAAGATCAAGCATTGCATGCTCttatgactgagccagccaagtgccctccCTGCAgctttaaataatctttattgaGCTTTACTAAGACTTAATGCACTTTGATCCAGACTGCTTTCAAGGATATACTGCCTTGtttcatatgttaatttttttcacctaACTAGTTTGTAATTTATGTAATTCAGGGATTATAAACAGTTTATCCTTCCATCAACAGGGAAGGTGggtctcattttcatttattcactaacACTTGAAATTATTTAACTTTGAAATGTTGGCAATATGGCAGTATGGTGGGTGTATTTTAATTTGCCTTCCTCGTGTTACTACTGTGGTCGgggatcttttcattgttttctctctgtgaattgctgagtcatatcttttgtctatttaaaaaattgcattttcttgTGAATTCGTGGGAATTTCTTATATAGTCTTTGTAACAATTTTATGTCAGTATCAATATCGCAAATGCCTTCTTCCAGTTTGCTGCTTATCAGTTAAATTTGTATATGTTTCTTTCCTGaatagaattatttaattttgacgGACAGTCAGAACCTTCATGATTTGTGCTTTTATAATCTTAAGAAATCCTTCCCAACCCCAAGGCAGTAAAGTTACAATTTTTGCTGGAATATAAAGTGATAAAATGATactcagttttctttatttttttttttaaaggatttatttattcatgagagacacacacacacagacgcagagatataggcagagggagaagcagactccctgcggggagcctattgcaggattcaatcccaaggccccgggatcaggacctgaacaaaatgcagatgctcaacccctgagccacccaggagccccaatacTTAGTTTTCtcaatgagaatattttaaaagttttttgacCAATTCAATATATAGAATTTGAGGGATGTAGAAGTTAGTAAAACGTCTGCTAGCTATCTTTATTTAGTTACTAACTCATGAgattaaaatcacatattttattgCTCAATGTATTAATATAAAGATGGTGCTGTTTCCACTTGAATgtcataaaacaaatttattttcattttttaaaagatttgagagagagagcatgtgcatgtgttcaagggggagggacagagggaaagagtgtctttttaaaaatttttataattaattaattaattaatttgcaaAGAGTGTCTTAAGTAGACCCCATGcttgctgagtatggagccccatgtggggcttgatctcgacatcctgagatcacaacttgagccaaaactgAGTCGATCCCTCAACCTACAGCACTATACAGGCACCCCAAacgaatttatttttattcttgtgtaTTTTTTGATTATGTGAATGACTtccaaattctttatttatttttaaaaatactttctttaaataaaataaataccaaaaatatttcattatttatctcccctgccccccacaacTATCAACCTGTTCATCTGtgaactcttttttcttttttaaatattttatttatttattcacgagagagagagagagagagagagagagagagagagagtggcagagacacaggcagagggagaagcaggctccatgcaaggagactccatcccaggtctccaggatcacacccgggttgaaggcagcgctaaactgctaggccacccgggctgccccgaactctttctttctattttaatttttcattttttttagattccatatataagagAAATTATATGTTATtggtctttctctggcttattttactttgcataatGCCCTTGggttccattcatgttgtcataaatggaaaggtttccttgtttttttttaggcTGAATCACATTTCattgtgtatttatgtgtgtacaGCCATATGGATAAGTTGTCCATCTAGCCACTAATGGACACTTAAGTCATTTCCATgccttggctgttgtaaataatgcctaatgaacataggggtgcatatctCCTTTTGAgtgagtgttttcattttctttgaataaatactcagaagtggaattgctggatcatgtggcagttctatttttaattttttgaggaatctccatattgttgTTGACCGGTGTGTGGTCTGTAGGTAGGactgtaaattggtgcagccactatataAAACAGTGTGGAGTCCCCTTCTTATATTTATTGACATCATTTTAGGATAATGTGTCTTTTCCAAACAGCTTTGAAAGAGTGGTCCTagtctgagaaggaaaaaaacctgagGACTTATGTATGAggtaattgtctttttttctgatgagTAGTTTTGGGTGGAAAACCTTTGCCTTATATTTATTTGGCCATATATGATATTTCACTATGCTTTCTTCCATTCGTGttattgttttcctttcacaTTCAGATCTTTTTTGCTCTGgagtttttctatatgttgggaATAAGGACAcaactttcttttcctctcagatAGTAAATTGATCTTCTTAATATCACTTactaaatattccatttattcccagggattttattttattttattttattattattttattttttattcccagGGATTTTATACCAAATTTCCCTATATGTATGGATTTGTCTCTGAATTATTCAGTCCATTGTTTTGTCAGTTCCTATGTCAGTGTCATATTGTCTTAATTATTACggcttttcatgtgttttaataTTTGGCAGGGCTGGTTTCATTTCTCTATCACTTCACCCCTCCCTAAATcctattttgctcttcttttcagAATTGTCTAAGATATTCATGGATTTGATTTCCATGTATGTTTTAGAATCACTTTGCCAAGTTCTCCCCAAATCTTGCTATGATTTGGTTAGGACAGCATTTAGGTTAGTGATATGGGAAGAAATTGACTTCCTTGTTATGTTAGGATGCCCCATCCATGAATATGTTTTCACTTTCTGAGGTGTTCATTTATGTACTTTAATAAAGTTTTCCCTTCTATTCATAAAGTTCTTAtactttttaatgttaatttctaAACACATTATGGTTTTTGTTACTATTATAAATGGCTAGCAATGTTCAGTTGTTTTCTAACTGATTATTAGGAGTATAGATTTTAGAATCCTAAATCCTCAGTTCAAATCATGGTTCTATTCATGTCTGGATAAATCTGGATGGTTGCtgacctctctctgcctccattttaTCATAGTTAAGATGGAGATAATGATATTATTCAAGAGTTGCGGTAGCAAAGGAGGTAGAATATTCCCTAGCCGTTCAAATCATTCCGCTGCAGGAGGGAAGGATAATGGGCTAGTTACAGCAACTGTAACCCAAGGTCAGGGTCTGGAGCAGTGAATCCCATAGagaagagagagtgggaggacagaggtgaggtgggggtgggtagggacAAGGTTGGACAGACTGGGAAATAATGTAATCCTGGCAGGGTGCAGGTCTTTGAGAAGACACTGTCTTCTTTGAGAAGACACTGAAGGAAGTCACAAATGTGGTCTCACACTACGGGTTGTAGATCACAAATGATTGATGAGTTGAACAATTTTTGAGTTTATAAAATTGAGGCTTGAGTTAAAACCATCTGTCCAGAAGAGGAACCTGAGAATTTACAGGGAGCAACATAAGGAAGTACCTAGAAGGGATTTATAATTAGGGCCATGCTCTCAGGAAGAGCATGAGACCACATTTGTGACTTCCTTCAGTGTGTGATGCCCATGATGTTACTgtagttcctttttgttttagtCAATCCAAGCTCCTGGTAGACCCCCAGCAGCACCTCATAACATTGCCAAGCTTGTGGAGTTATATATCAGGACTGCGATGCCAACTGCCTTTCTCTTCTGGACGTGGCTTCAGCCCAGTATTTGGTTCTCACCTCCAGCACCCCTCAGTGGAGAGGACTTTCTGTCCACCATGCCCTCaatggtttctcttttctcttcgaAGTACACTGGCCTTATTGCTTACTTGCTTTAACATCAACTCTTCTCTTTacaaatgttttttcttattcACCAATTGACCTAAAAGCAAATGGCGTGGGGGCAGAGTCCATATTTCCTAGTTGGGTATTTCTTGTAATGCTCTGCACAGGAACACTGTGGTTAGTCCACTTGTGGCACGTGGTGGACAGCCCAGGGGGAGAGGTGTGTGAAAGGAGAGGACTGGCTCTTGGAGCTTGGGTAGTGCCAGTAAAAGAGGGACAGCATGTGGGAACGCGGCTACAGCTCCCTCATTCCTATGGTTCTGGTGGTCCTGGCACTACAGAAATAGTTATTCAATCACAATGGACAGGGCACCTAAAATGTTCTTTTGGGTTGATGTGTTACCTATGTCCGTAAAattaggaggaagaggagaatgaagAAATCACTGAGCACAGGTCTCTGGGTTTTCTGTCTTGCTTTATTCTAAAAGGTACTCTCAGTCTTCTTATTAATAGAGAAGTGAAATCTTCTGCAGTTCCTGCTGCTGCCTCACAAATGGTTTCACATCTCCTTTGGCTGCCGGGGCAGACACTCAGACTCAAGAGGGAACTCCGCGTGGCCTCAGCTCCCTGGCATGTGGCCAACCCTGTGCAGGCACGGGACCTCACCGCAAGCATTCCTGTGCCAGTGCAGTCTTGGTAGACATTGGAAAGGATCCCAAGCCCTGGTTCCTGCAAGGTTAGGCTCACCGCCTACctagggggaggaggaagaatgtAAAGGGGAAGTGTGTGTATGCAGATGGTTGGGGGGAAGAGTTTGCACAGTTTTGAAACTGTTAAAAGAGAAAGCCAGGAGATACTTGTTCTAAGAACAGAAGGAATTCTGAGAACGGGGAAGCTAAGACTTGAACAGATCAAGTGGctttccctttatctttctctcaGTGGAGGTCAGCGCTGGCCACCTTTACATGGGTCACCTCAGCCTCAAGATGTAGTGAGTGTGTGGGCATGCTTgcgtgtgtgcacctgtgtgtgaaTCTTTGGACCTGTTTTCAAAACTGTAAGAATGAAGACACTTAGGTCTTTTAAGATTATATGAGATGACATGGGAAGGGCCTACCTAGTATAGTATCAGTTCCAAAGTTGAAGCTCAACACATTTTGGACCCACCACCCAATTTTCTGCCCATTCTAGCTCACCTGATGGCTTATTGAGGAGGTAGAGTATAGAAACATCTTATAATGAAGGTAGGGTTGAGAGTGGGGGTGCTGGGAAACATGGACACGACTTCAGTTAATCTTGATTAGTTACACAagtcttttgtttcttattttcatctttctattcatttttggtacatgcttctttttcttcataaatattgaTTCTCTTGAGATTAGGGACTTTGGGGAGGGGAATAGGTAAGTGTGGTATCAAGGGTCTCCTAATCCTCTTTCATTTAGCTCACTACTAAATCAAATCCAAAAGCTTGCAGAAACTAAGGTGAGGAGACACAGCTCTGAAGCCACTGGGGAATAGAGAGAAGCCAATTTAGGGTTTTATATTTGTGATAGAAAAAGCCACCAGCTGTATACTTCACAGTGGAATAGGAGAATGAATTGCCAGTTAAAATCTGCCTTTTCCAGGGGAAGTAAAGGACAGAagctttgtcttatttttctagtGGCTTCATATGCAGGGACCTGCTCTGGGACAGATAGGCTCAGTGGGAGAGACACACTGTTGAATGTTGAGTTTGGGGAGGCAGTTGAGCTTTGGGAACTGATCCATTACCAGCTATTTATCAAGGGTTTAAGTGGAGTTGTCCTGCGGTCTGCCCTAAGATAGCTGAGTGGTGGAGGATAGGATTTCCTGGCTCCAAAAAGcagaaaggatgaaatgaagTTCTGCTGGCTAGAACAAAAAAAGCAATGGAATCCCAGGGAGGGATTTTCCAGTCTGTCTCCGACCTCTGAAGTGGAGCTGCTTCCCTTATTCTGCAGTTGTGCTTTGAGGCGAGATAACTCTGTACTCTCCTAATACCTCCTTCCATCTTAGTattcctggctctgccacagCTCCGGAAGGGCCTTTCACCATCCCACCTCCATCTCCAGGTAAAAGGACAGACCAAGGGTTGCTCAAAATCTGAGTAACCTCCCTCTAAGGGACATGAGAAGTTATCTAGTCCCAGTCTTTTGGAAGGATATTGAAAGGAAACAGTTAAACCATTGGGCTACCCAGGCTACAAATGTTCTGGGActattggaattattttttccaCTGATTAAGGAAATCCACCTACAGACTGGTCTTTCCCACAAGGAAAGAGTTAAGGGAAGGAGTTGTTTAAAGCCTAAGGCAGGATAAGATTTACCTGGTAACTGATGACGCTAGGCTAAAGCACTCAGCGATTTGTCTCTGTATTTGTCCTCGCCTCTCTAACCAATCTGACAACTCTTAGTTTGGGACTGACTTAGAAGAGGTGGTTGGAACGGGTTTAGTATCTAGGGGATGGGTGGCTCCAAATCATTCATTTAGTGGGGATCAAGGAGCCGGGGCAATACGGTATTTCACTCAGGGTCTGGAGAACATCTACCCAGGCTGGGCTACTGGAGCAGGTGAGGATTCAAAGACCCTGGAAGAACTGGTCCAGGGGGACTGAATTCCTGGAGTGTTCCTAGAGCAAAGCATGACCACACTCCTACCATTGCTGCTGGGCCTCAGTCTGGGCTCTACCGGAGAAGGTAAGGGTTTCCTGCCTGGGaccttcccttcctctgctcctttggGACAGGGGGGTCAGTTGGATTCAGACATCCCAGACTAGTTTGTCTCTCCAGTATGTACTCTGATAGCACTTTGTACCTTTCTATCTTTGTAGTGATCTTAATATAATTAAGCTTGTATAATTATTTGTGTAATACATATCATTTCCTGGAGTGGGGGCAAGGGCAATATCTCTCTTGTTTACTGATGCATCCTCAGCTCCTAGCacataatatgtgtgtgtgcttcataaatatatattggagtgaatatttaatatatacagcATACAACAAAGCTGACTCTTTCTCTTGACCCCTTTCTCATTCAATAATTTGCTCTACTGATGGCCTTGTCCTGGGTAAGCTTTGCTTGAACTAGCAAATAATTTTGGTCTATTCTTGTTCCCATACTTAGTCTCATAAAGAGGAAATAGCATCTGAAAACTTCTCTGCTACTACTTCTCTGTACTACTACTTCTCTGCTATTCCCTTAATTTGTGCTCTCAGAGACTCCAGTACATGAGCGTGGTCTCTAGATGCTACCTGAGGCAGGAAAACTACACCCCACTCATTAGGTGTAACTGAGGCTTGGGCTTCCTGCAGAAGTCTTTGAGCTGCCGTCCTTCTCTGGTTTCTGTAGGTAGCTTTATAGCTCACGTGGAAAGCTCCTGTCTGTTGGATGATGATGGGACTCCAAAGGATTTCACATATTGTGTCTCCTTCAATAAGGATTTGCTGACCTGCTGGGATCCAGATGAGGCCAAAATGGTCCCTTATGAATTTGGGACACTGAATGTCTTGGCCAATTACCTCTCAGATTACCTCAACCAACAGGAATACCTGCACCAGCGCTTGTCTAATGGGCTCCAGGACTGTGCCACACATACCCAGTCCTTCTGGGGATCACTGACCCACAGAACACGTAAGGAGAGAGGGGTGCAAAGGGGCTATCGGGAAGCACAgttggagaggggagggaggccagggaggatCGCTCCATCCCTCCATAGGTAAGAGATTTGAGATTTGGGGAGGAAACAAGCAGAAAATGTATGGACCTGGAATATAGAAAGAGTGAGTGTTGACCCTCAAAAGGTTGTTGAAGGGGATGGGTGAATAAAGAGGCCACTAGGGAGCTATTGAGAAAGTAAGCATGCTTTCCTTCTATTCAGGGTATCTCAGGATGCAGAATTAAGTTCAACCAGGAATGTGTAAGAATAGCCAGAATGCCTTTTCTCCAAATGCTCATGCCTCTTTATCATAGGTTCTGATATTCTAGGTCTGGGATGGGCCCAGGCATAGGAATATTTAGAAAGCTTTCCAGGGGATTTcaacatgctttctttttttttttaattttattttattttatttatttatgatagccacaaagagagagagagagagagaggcagagacacaggcagagggagaagcaggctccatgcaccgggagcccgacgtgggattcgatcccgggtccccaggatcacgccctgggccaaaggcaggcgccaaaccgctgcaccacccagggatccctcaacatgCTTTCTTGCCCCAAAGCCCTTCCAATGACTTGAGAttggtaaaagaaaaatgaagacctcCACAAGACAGAGTAATGTGTCTTAAGGTGTGATTTCTGGGCCACTTTTCTCAGAATTGCCTAGGGAAGatgtttgttaaaaatacaagaccttggggtgccttggtggcccagttggttagtgtctgccttaggtcatgatccgggtcctgggatcgagccccatgttgggttcccttctcagcgggaagcctgcttctccctctcctccctgcttgtgctctctcttgctactTTGGTccctcactctaaaataaataaatacaatcttctaaaaatttcattcttaaaagaaaataatgcaagcCCTTGAATGTCACTACAGATCCACTTGGTGAAAATATTTTGGGATGCAACCtagggaatctgcattttaacacaatttcttggatttttatttaagattctgTTTTGAACAGCACCAAGATAGAGGCAAGCAAGAGGGTCATCTAGGCGAATAAAGTAGTAGAGAATGGCAATATTAACAATTCCATAAATTTGGATTACACAATTCCAAATTTAAGAGCATTAGATCTGAGTGAGGCTCGTTTCCTTAAACTATCTGAAGTAAAAAATGCTGCTTCATTTGAAGCCACTTAGTTTGTTAAATTAGGTTTGAGAGCAGATGTCTTTTCGTACCTTTACAAACCTCAACCTACAACTCTTGACAACTGTTAGCTTATATACTTGAGATAAATACAGCGACTTCTGGAACAGCCTGCAATTCAGAACTGGCTTCTACTTAATGTGATCAACTGTAATTTTGgagcaggaaagaaaggaaagggcagtgaaagaatgggaggaaagaaagagcaaagcagGAGTAAATCCTAACTCCTCTTTTCCAAAGGGATGTGGAGgcatggagtgggggtggggagggtaggTTGGCAGAAGTCAGGAAAAATTGAAGTAGGAAAGAAACCAGGTTGGAGAAAAAGCCAGAATGTTGTCCTCTTTCCTGACTATGTTTTCCCCCTATGCAGGGCCACCAACTGTACAAGTAGCCAAATCCACTCCTTTTAACACGAAGGAGAGTGTGATGCTGGCCTGCTACGTGTGGGGCTTCTATCCAGCTGATGTGACCATCTCGTGGAGGAAGAATGGGCAGCCTGTCCCTTC
It contains:
- the LOC121501638 gene encoding HLA class II histocompatibility antigen, DM beta chain, producing the protein MTTLLPLLLGLSLGSTGEGSFIAHVESSCLLDDDGTPKDFTYCVSFNKDLLTCWDPDEAKMVPYEFGTLNVLANYLSDYLNQQEYLHQRLSNGLQDCATHTQSFWGSLTHRTRPPTVQVAKSTPFNTKESVMLACYVWGFYPADVTISWRKNGQPVPSHSSALNMAQPNGDWTYQTVSHLATTPSYEDTYTCVVEHIGAPEPVCEDWTPGLSPMQIVKVSVSGVTLGLGFIIFYLGLLSWRRAGSSGYVFLPGTSYPEGQHVS